One Oscillospiraceae bacterium genomic region harbors:
- a CDS encoding DUF58 domain-containing protein — MAGKLCWALGLVLLFAAAVLTQAPLAVGLLGFFLLLTLLLVLEVRYLRGKVEAELIVPDQPAVQGRPFVLTVRLTNHSPLPIPQLLTLVQATDEWGGNTITLRCSGMLGSKARAEQRLTLQANKSGVWQLRLQSVTLWDHLGLFKAQCGLPQTAQGLCVLPQSARLGSDTQPDPDADGMQESDRSVLGGNYDVREYREGDSLKQVHWKLSAKLNRLLIREPLAAGTMAGQGSGDGPGEGEGDMWGDFPAEAALHREAPPTKKKAVALSKRGGTDADSGLEFLDRVLISPAVPARDTLWLVVDLCLLLALAFGLVSAAVTAFAVHPPVWVWLALAAWCAGWCLFGRLPRRVQRLGLLAGSLVYLVGLFLCQRSFLAGARQFGAAVAASLNERFNANLAATAGGTPAQLGLFLALAALPLAGLLALAALRRADILLLNLLLLPAAVFLLLAGSNVSTPCWLLLAVGWLGALAGSRAVRRRALWGAAESETCRRNQAQHRAIQKGSAAATVLVCAALLVPAFVLRPVVGLPLQVLQPAAQVMESAAISAAVTWLPRVSGGRLNLHVEAAAGGVADGALAQGGGLQLRGVEDLALTASDQPEETVYLRGFIGGSYDGTAWQAPDANAFDSAAMNWKTEDDARLTIASLPFLRAAYDGAAEPQSLTVERLNAGDAYTYAPYNAYWNDYYTLNGDGAADGQTAQDDVFLYYPRSIAKELLTARAEGDPSVLDRMENSYAAYANSHYTAVPDGYDDLQAQCETAAKEQKLTDPDDITAYICTWLNTNCWYDTNASQAPDGTDPIHYFLYESKSGYSVQFASAATLMFRMFGLPARYVVGYAAPQSLFTQQADGSWHAVLQDDNAHAWAEVYIDGQGWTPMEMTPGVLVTAEKADYKSSLPETTPAESRAAATTDSADTRQNLQLSTAPRRALWLVAVPVVMLAAVTAAFILHRRRVLGLDTRRPCAERVLAIFAAIYAQLVRRGLPAGTSSDEQAFSQFLLKEVHELSGGEIEAMVSLAQRAAFAADTLTEEDVAAMRGWYNRIKNNKKT, encoded by the coding sequence ATGGCAGGTAAACTGTGCTGGGCGCTGGGCCTGGTGCTGCTGTTTGCCGCTGCGGTGCTGACGCAGGCACCGCTGGCCGTAGGGCTGCTGGGATTTTTCCTGCTGCTGACCCTGCTGCTGGTGCTGGAAGTGAGGTACTTGCGCGGCAAGGTGGAGGCCGAACTGATCGTGCCCGACCAGCCTGCCGTGCAGGGCCGGCCCTTTGTGCTGACCGTGCGGCTGACCAACCACAGCCCGCTGCCCATCCCCCAATTGCTGACACTGGTGCAGGCCACCGATGAATGGGGCGGCAATACCATAACTTTACGCTGCAGCGGTATGTTGGGCAGCAAGGCCCGCGCTGAGCAGCGGTTGACGCTGCAGGCCAACAAAAGCGGCGTGTGGCAATTACGGCTGCAAAGCGTGACGCTGTGGGACCATCTGGGGCTGTTCAAAGCCCAATGCGGCCTGCCGCAGACCGCACAAGGCCTGTGTGTGCTGCCCCAAAGTGCCCGCCTGGGCAGCGACACCCAGCCCGACCCTGACGCCGACGGCATGCAGGAGAGCGACCGCAGTGTGCTGGGCGGCAACTACGATGTGCGAGAGTACCGCGAAGGGGACTCGCTGAAACAAGTCCACTGGAAGTTGAGTGCCAAGCTGAACCGGCTGTTGATCCGTGAACCGCTGGCCGCCGGTACGATGGCGGGGCAGGGGAGCGGTGACGGCCCCGGCGAGGGTGAGGGTGACATGTGGGGGGATTTCCCCGCCGAAGCCGCCCTGCACCGGGAAGCACCGCCCACCAAGAAAAAGGCAGTGGCGCTTTCCAAACGCGGCGGCACCGATGCCGACAGCGGCCTGGAGTTTCTGGACCGTGTGCTCATCAGCCCCGCCGTACCCGCGCGGGATACCCTGTGGCTGGTGGTGGACCTCTGCCTGCTGCTGGCGCTGGCCTTTGGGCTGGTGTCCGCCGCCGTGACGGCCTTTGCCGTGCACCCGCCCGTTTGGGTGTGGCTGGCGCTGGCCGCTTGGTGCGCCGGGTGGTGCCTGTTTGGGCGGCTGCCCCGGCGTGTGCAGCGGTTGGGCCTGCTGGCTGGCAGCCTTGTCTATTTGGTGGGGCTGTTTTTGTGCCAGCGCAGCTTTTTGGCCGGGGCACGCCAGTTTGGCGCTGCCGTGGCCGCAAGCTTAAATGAACGTTTTAACGCAAATCTGGCCGCCACAGCGGGCGGCACCCCGGCCCAGCTGGGGCTGTTTCTGGCGCTGGCCGCCCTGCCTTTGGCGGGCCTGCTGGCGCTGGCCGCGCTGCGCCGGGCCGACATTTTGCTGTTGAATCTGCTGCTGCTGCCGGCGGCGGTGTTCCTGCTGCTGGCGGGCAGCAACGTCTCCACGCCCTGCTGGCTGCTGCTGGCCGTGGGCTGGCTGGGGGCGCTGGCAGGCTCCCGCGCCGTGCGCCGCCGTGCCCTATGGGGGGCGGCGGAGTCAGAAACCTGCCGCCGCAATCAGGCACAGCACAGGGCCATCCAAAAAGGCTCGGCGGCGGCCACTGTGCTGGTATGCGCTGCGCTGTTGGTGCCCGCCTTTGTGCTGCGGCCTGTGGTAGGTTTGCCCTTGCAGGTATTGCAGCCCGCGGCCCAGGTGATGGAATCGGCGGCCATAAGCGCCGCTGTGACCTGGCTGCCCCGCGTCAGCGGCGGGCGGCTGAACCTGCATGTAGAAGCTGCCGCCGGCGGTGTGGCCGATGGTGCCTTAGCCCAGGGCGGCGGCTTGCAGCTGCGCGGGGTCGAGGATCTGGCCCTGACCGCCAGTGACCAGCCTGAGGAGACCGTCTACCTGCGGGGGTTTATCGGTGGCAGCTACGACGGCACCGCCTGGCAGGCCCCCGATGCAAACGCCTTTGACAGCGCCGCCATGAACTGGAAGACCGAGGACGACGCCCGCCTGACTATTGCCAGCCTGCCGTTTTTGCGTGCCGCCTACGATGGCGCCGCCGAGCCGCAATCCCTTACGGTGGAGCGGCTGAACGCGGGGGACGCCTACACCTACGCCCCCTACAACGCCTACTGGAATGACTACTACACCCTAAACGGCGACGGCGCGGCGGACGGCCAGACCGCACAGGACGATGTGTTTTTGTATTATCCGCGCAGCATCGCCAAAGAACTGCTGACCGCCCGCGCCGAGGGTGACCCCAGCGTGCTGGACCGCATGGAGAACTCCTACGCGGCCTACGCCAACAGCCACTACACCGCCGTGCCCGATGGCTACGACGACTTGCAGGCCCAGTGCGAAACGGCTGCCAAAGAGCAAAAGCTGACCGACCCGGACGACATCACAGCCTACATCTGCACCTGGCTGAACACCAACTGTTGGTATGACACCAACGCCTCCCAGGCACCGGACGGCACCGACCCGATCCACTACTTTTTGTACGAGTCCAAGTCCGGCTACAGCGTGCAGTTTGCCTCGGCGGCCACGCTGATGTTCCGCATGTTCGGCCTGCCCGCCCGCTATGTGGTAGGGTATGCTGCGCCGCAAAGCTTGTTCACCCAGCAGGCGGACGGCAGCTGGCACGCCGTTTTGCAGGACGATAATGCCCATGCCTGGGCCGAGGTCTACATCGACGGCCAGGGCTGGACCCCCATGGAGATGACCCCCGGTGTGCTGGTAACAGCTGAAAAGGCCGACTACAAGAGCAGCCTGCCGGAGACCACCCCTGCCGAGAGCAGGGCCGCAGCCACCACTGACAGCGCCGATACCCGGCAGAACTTGCAGCTTTCCACCGCCCCGCGCCGTGCCCTGTGGCTGGTGGCTGTGCCGGTGGTGATGCTGGCTGCAGTTACAGCTGCTTTTATCCTGCACCGCCGCCGTGTGCTGGGGCTGGATACCCGCCGCCCCTGTGCAGAGCGGGTGCTGGCGATCTTTGCTGCAATCTATGCGCAACTGGTGCGCCGCGGCCTGCCTGCGGGTACGTCCTCGGACGAGCAGGCGTTCTCCCAGTTTTTGCTGAAAGAGGTACATGAGCTTTCGGGCGGGGAAATCGAGGCGATGGTATCGCTTGCGCAGCGTGCCGCCTTTGCCGCCGATACCCTGACCGAAGAAGACGTAGCCGCTATGCGCGGCTGGTACAACCGCATCAAAAACAACAAAAAGACATAA
- a CDS encoding alpha-glucosidase — protein sequence MANPQPWWKNAVIYQIYPRSFQDSNGDGIGDPAGIIQRLGYLESLGIDAIWLSPVYRSPQDDNGYDISDYCDIDPMFGTLADMDNLITEAKKHHIRIIMDLVLNHSSDEHRWFQEAKKSRDNPYHDYYVWRDGVEGTPPNKMRATFGGSAWTWVPEVGQYYFHQFSIKQPDLNWDNPALRQELYKAIRFWMDKGVGGFRLDVIDQIAKDPDLGITSNGPMLHAYIRELNANTFGSTDLVTVGEAWGANVQNAPIFSDPRGKEFSMVFQFEHIGLDQIPGKAKWDLAPLQLSALKEVLTKWQVGLHGKGWNSLFWNNHDLPRIVSRWGNDGAYRQESAKMLATLLHGMQGTPYIYQGEELGMTNVTFPTIDDYRDIETLNMYRERTQAGYSEADILRSLHAKSRDNARTPMQWDATTNAGFTDGTPWLQVNPNYTAINAADEVADAGSVFHYYQALIRLRKQYPIFSEGDFTLLFADHPALFAYQRRLGDQVMTVLCNFYEEPLTLPADAVAPLPLDTLLLGNYDTPADAAHFRPYEARIYLNNAE from the coding sequence ATGGCAAACCCGCAGCCCTGGTGGAAAAACGCTGTGATCTACCAGATCTACCCCCGCAGCTTTCAGGACAGTAACGGCGACGGCATTGGCGACCCGGCCGGCATCATCCAGCGGCTTGGCTATCTGGAGAGCTTGGGCATCGACGCCATCTGGCTCAGCCCCGTCTACCGCAGCCCGCAGGATGACAACGGCTACGACATTTCCGACTACTGCGATATTGACCCCATGTTCGGCACGCTGGCCGACATGGACAACCTCATCACCGAAGCCAAAAAACACCACATCCGCATCATCATGGATCTGGTGCTGAACCACTCCTCGGACGAGCACCGCTGGTTCCAGGAGGCAAAAAAGAGCCGCGACAACCCCTACCACGACTATTACGTCTGGCGCGACGGCGTGGAGGGCACGCCGCCCAACAAGATGCGGGCCACCTTTGGCGGCTCGGCTTGGACCTGGGTGCCCGAGGTGGGGCAGTATTATTTCCACCAGTTTTCCATCAAACAGCCTGACCTGAACTGGGACAACCCCGCCCTGCGGCAGGAGTTGTACAAGGCTATCCGCTTTTGGATGGACAAGGGCGTGGGCGGTTTCCGGCTGGATGTCATCGACCAGATCGCCAAGGACCCGGACCTGGGAATTACCTCCAACGGCCCGATGCTGCATGCCTATATCCGGGAGTTGAACGCCAACACCTTTGGCAGCACCGATCTGGTGACCGTGGGTGAGGCCTGGGGCGCCAATGTGCAGAACGCCCCCATCTTCAGCGACCCGCGGGGCAAGGAATTCTCGATGGTGTTCCAGTTTGAGCACATCGGCCTGGACCAGATTCCCGGCAAGGCGAAGTGGGATTTGGCTCCGCTGCAGCTTTCGGCGCTGAAAGAGGTGCTGACCAAGTGGCAGGTGGGCCTGCACGGCAAAGGCTGGAACAGCCTGTTCTGGAACAACCACGACCTGCCGCGCATCGTCTCCCGCTGGGGCAACGATGGCGCTTACCGGCAGGAATCCGCCAAGATGCTGGCCACCCTGCTGCACGGCATGCAAGGCACTCCATACATCTACCAGGGCGAGGAGTTGGGCATGACGAACGTCACCTTCCCCACCATCGACGACTACCGCGACATTGAAACGCTGAACATGTACCGCGAGCGTACCCAGGCCGGGTACAGCGAGGCAGACATCCTGCGCTCTCTCCACGCCAAGAGCCGCGACAACGCCCGCACCCCCATGCAGTGGGACGCCACCACCAATGCGGGCTTTACCGATGGCACGCCCTGGCTGCAGGTGAACCCCAACTATACCGCCATCAATGCGGCGGACGAGGTGGCGGATGCCGGCTCGGTGTTCCACTATTACCAGGCGCTCATTCGTCTGCGCAAACAGTATCCCATTTTCAGTGAGGGCGACTTTACCCTGCTGTTTGCAGACCACCCGGCTCTGTTTGCCTACCAGCGCCGCCTGGGTGACCAGGTGATGACCGTGCTGTGCAATTTCTACGAGGAGCCGCTCACCCTGCCCGCCGACGCAGTGGCTCCCTTGCCGTTGGATACCCTGCTGCTGGGCAACTATGACACCCCCGCGGATGCGGCACATTTCCGCCCGTATGAGGCACGTATTTATCTGAACAACGCTGAATAA
- a CDS encoding VTT domain-containing protein, which translates to MIKKINQAASILGLVLCAVLAYVFWKAGLFDSKEALTSCISRFGWAGPAVFITFQAVQVVIPILPGGLGCLAGVILFGVWKGFWYNYIGICAGSMAAFAIARACGRPLLESVFPAKMIEKYDRWMGSGSRFAKWFAFLIFIPVAPDDYLCFLAGTTRIGWRLYAAIILLCKPASIALYSLGLTVVAQNLLGLWR; encoded by the coding sequence ATGATCAAAAAAATCAACCAGGCAGCGTCTATCCTGGGGCTGGTGCTCTGCGCCGTGCTGGCATATGTCTTTTGGAAAGCCGGGCTATTTGACTCCAAAGAAGCGCTGACCAGCTGCATCAGCCGGTTCGGCTGGGCAGGTCCGGCGGTGTTCATCACATTTCAGGCCGTGCAGGTGGTCATCCCCATCCTGCCCGGCGGGCTGGGGTGTCTGGCCGGGGTCATCCTGTTCGGTGTGTGGAAAGGCTTCTGGTACAACTATATCGGCATCTGCGCCGGGTCGATGGCGGCGTTTGCCATCGCCCGCGCCTGCGGCCGCCCGCTGCTGGAAAGCGTTTTCCCCGCCAAAATGATTGAAAAATATGACCGCTGGATGGGCAGCGGCAGCCGGTTTGCCAAGTGGTTCGCATTCCTTATTTTCATCCCGGTTGCGCCGGATGATTATCTCTGCTTTCTTGCAGGCACCACGCGCATCGGCTGGCGGCTGTACGCGGCCATCATCCTGCTGTGCAAACCGGCGTCCATTGCGCTGTACAGCCTGGGCCTGACCGTAGTTGCGCAAAATTTGCTGGGTCTTTGGAGGTGA
- a CDS encoding glycosyltransferase family 4 protein gives MKILLTTDTWVPTINGVVTSTATLRAALTAQGHEVRVLTLSGDSHTYTKDGVTSLGSLDAGLVYPGARMRAPALNRAIRDLIDWQPDVVHSQCEFSTFALARRIAHAAGAPLIHTYHTVYEDYTHYFSPSRSMGRKMAALFTRMICADCDAVIAPTPKISRLLVGYGVHCPVRIIPTGLDLQRFAVPQDDALRSRLGLPPKEANKTVLLSLGRLAKEKNTTELVDSMQNLPDAVLLIVGDGPERAVLEQQAQSLGVADRVIFVGAVPPAEVPRYYALGDVFVSASTSEAQGLTYIEAMAAGLPLLCHADPCLDALVREGETGWAYHTPAELAARAAALPKGHQLAAMRQNARRAVQPYTKEQFGLSVVQLYAAALGRKHAARSAAGGNVA, from the coding sequence ATGAAAATACTGCTTACGACCGATACCTGGGTTCCTACCATAAACGGCGTTGTAACGTCCACTGCCACCCTGCGTGCCGCACTGACGGCCCAGGGGCACGAGGTGCGGGTGCTGACCCTTTCCGGCGACAGCCATACCTATACAAAGGACGGTGTGACCAGCCTCGGCTCACTGGATGCCGGGCTGGTCTACCCAGGGGCCCGGATGCGCGCCCCGGCATTGAATCGTGCCATCCGTGATCTGATCGACTGGCAACCGGATGTTGTCCACTCTCAGTGCGAGTTCAGCACTTTTGCCCTGGCACGCCGGATTGCGCACGCTGCGGGCGCACCGCTTATCCACACCTATCACACGGTGTACGAGGATTACACCCACTACTTTTCCCCCAGCCGCAGCATGGGGCGCAAGATGGCGGCGCTGTTCACCCGCATGATCTGCGCCGACTGCGACGCAGTCATCGCACCCACGCCCAAGATCAGCCGCCTGTTGGTGGGCTACGGCGTGCACTGCCCGGTGCGTATCATCCCCACGGGGCTGGACCTGCAGCGCTTTGCTGTGCCCCAGGATGATGCCCTGCGCAGCCGCCTGGGCCTGCCGCCGAAAGAGGCAAACAAGACCGTCCTGCTCAGCCTGGGACGGCTGGCCAAGGAAAAAAACACAACAGAACTTGTCGATTCTATGCAGAATTTGCCGGACGCAGTTCTGCTCATCGTCGGCGACGGCCCAGAGCGCGCCGTGCTGGAACAGCAGGCGCAAAGCCTCGGCGTTGCTGACCGCGTGATTTTCGTAGGGGCCGTCCCGCCTGCCGAGGTGCCTCGCTACTACGCGCTGGGGGATGTATTTGTCAGTGCCTCCACCAGCGAGGCTCAGGGCTTGACCTACATCGAGGCTATGGCCGCAGGATTGCCGCTGCTTTGCCATGCGGACCCCTGTCTGGACGCGCTGGTGCGGGAAGGGGAGACCGGCTGGGCCTACCACACGCCTGCCGAGCTGGCTGCCCGTGCCGCTGCTCTGCCCAAAGGTCACCAACTGGCTGCCATGAGGCAAAACGCCCGCCGCGCCGTGCAGCCTTACACGAAGGAACAGTTTGGTCTTAGCGTAGTGCAGCTTTACGCGGCGGCGCTGGGCCGTAAACACGCCGCCCGCAGTGCGGCAGGGGGGAATGTGGCATGA
- a CDS encoding MoxR family ATPase → MQYNQKAVDVAAEVSKAVFGKPQTIRTIWMAMLAGGHVLIEDIPGVGKTTLALAFARALELNESRVQFTPDVLPSDIVGFTVFQKETGRLVYHPGGVMCNLFLGDEINRTSSRTQSALLEVMEEGTVTVDGVTHPVPAPFTVIATENPVGAAGTQMLPQSQLDRFTVCVVMGYPDTEAEMQMLAGRGQRTLLEQVHPVANQADLLAMQKEVAGVFIHELMYRYIVDLAQASRKDPRLALGLSPRASLALAGMARAAAYLAGRDFVAPQDVTTVFADVARHRLVLADQAKAGGETVDVVIDDLLRTVPRPRPEKADRHGR, encoded by the coding sequence ATGCAATACAACCAAAAGGCCGTTGACGTAGCGGCGGAAGTTTCCAAAGCCGTGTTTGGCAAGCCGCAGACCATCCGCACCATTTGGATGGCCATGCTGGCGGGCGGCCATGTGCTGATCGAGGACATCCCCGGTGTGGGCAAAACGACGCTGGCGCTGGCCTTTGCCCGCGCACTGGAGCTGAACGAGAGCCGCGTGCAGTTTACCCCGGACGTGCTGCCCTCGGACATTGTGGGCTTTACCGTGTTCCAGAAGGAGACCGGGCGGCTGGTATACCACCCCGGCGGCGTGATGTGCAACCTGTTTTTGGGTGATGAGATCAACCGTACCTCGAGCCGAACCCAGTCGGCGCTGTTGGAGGTCATGGAGGAGGGCACCGTCACCGTGGACGGCGTGACCCACCCCGTGCCCGCGCCCTTTACCGTTATCGCCACCGAAAACCCCGTGGGTGCCGCCGGTACCCAGATGCTGCCGCAGTCTCAGTTGGACCGTTTTACCGTGTGCGTTGTCATGGGCTACCCGGATACCGAGGCCGAGATGCAGATGCTGGCGGGCCGCGGCCAGCGCACCCTGCTGGAACAGGTGCACCCCGTGGCCAACCAGGCCGACTTGCTGGCTATGCAAAAAGAGGTAGCCGGGGTGTTTATCCATGAGCTGATGTATCGCTATATCGTGGATCTGGCACAGGCCAGCCGAAAGGACCCGCGTCTGGCGCTGGGGCTCAGCCCCCGTGCGTCGCTGGCGCTGGCTGGCATGGCGCGGGCGGCAGCATATTTGGCGGGGCGGGATTTTGTTGCTCCGCAGGATGTGACCACTGTGTTTGCCGATGTGGCCCGCCACCGTCTGGTGCTGGCTGACCAGGCCAAGGCGGGCGGCGAGACGGTGGATGTGGTCATCGACGATCTGCTGCGCACCGTGCCGCGTCCCCGCCCGGAAAAGGCCGACCGCCATGGCAGGTAA
- a CDS encoding class C sortase yields the protein MRRLLVKIGAWLAILLGLAMMLQPTAADWLTRQRNSKTAQQFAANTATAADAANTDSASQTAEESRPYPELYAAMQAYNAQIYADGQSGLTDAFAYENPPLDLTDYGYDEEVLAMLWIPRLDLELPVYLGASRENMAKGAALLGQTSMPLGGENTNTVLAAHRGYYGAEMLRNVQQIQVGDKIQLTTPWDTLIYRVAELKIIDPADISSVLIQPGRDLLTLSTCHPYTQNYQRYLVIAERDPDAAVTDKDTDLQESEATWDASPRQVTMETDGTTSIAEVEPQSITPLPQEGSTESEGSVVSNLMIWLENNALWAGFVFIAACVGVLAIWQKHREE from the coding sequence ATGCGGCGTCTGCTTGTAAAAATCGGCGCGTGGCTGGCCATTCTGCTGGGCCTTGCCATGATGCTGCAGCCCACCGCCGCTGATTGGCTGACCCGCCAGCGCAACAGCAAAACGGCACAGCAGTTTGCCGCCAACACAGCCACCGCCGCCGATGCGGCAAACACTGACAGCGCCAGCCAAACCGCCGAGGAAAGCCGCCCCTACCCGGAACTGTACGCCGCCATGCAGGCCTACAACGCGCAGATTTACGCCGACGGCCAAAGCGGCCTGACCGACGCCTTCGCCTACGAGAACCCGCCGCTGGATCTGACCGATTACGGCTATGACGAGGAGGTCCTCGCTATGCTGTGGATCCCGCGGCTGGATCTGGAACTGCCCGTTTACCTGGGCGCCAGCCGGGAGAATATGGCCAAGGGCGCGGCGCTGCTGGGGCAGACCTCGATGCCGCTGGGCGGCGAAAACACCAACACCGTACTGGCCGCCCACCGCGGCTATTATGGCGCGGAAATGCTGCGCAACGTGCAGCAGATCCAGGTGGGGGACAAGATCCAGCTGACCACCCCGTGGGACACTTTAATTTACCGCGTGGCAGAGCTGAAAATTATCGACCCTGCGGATATTTCCTCGGTACTCATCCAGCCGGGGCGGGATCTGCTGACGCTTTCCACCTGCCACCCCTACACCCAGAATTACCAGCGCTACCTTGTGATAGCCGAACGCGACCCCGATGCCGCCGTGACCGATAAGGACACCGACCTGCAGGAAAGCGAGGCCACCTGGGATGCCTCGCCCCGGCAGGTGACGATGGAAACAGACGGTACAACGTCTATCGCTGAGGTGGAACCCCAAAGCATCACCCCGCTGCCGCAGGAGGGCAGCACAGAATCCGAAGGCAGCGTGGTCTCCAACCTGATGATCTGGCTGGAAAACAACGCCCTTTGGGCCGGGTTCGTCTTTATTGCCGCCTGTGTCGGCGTGCTGGCGATCTGGCAAAAACACCGGGAGGAATGA
- a CDS encoding class C sortase translates to MDTSTRLKLGFAALMILSGIGVASYPVISNMVAQRHASTAIQNYDETVHSMDTEKLDAAKEAARRYNQQLGSALDRDAAGEAEDTGTSYVDLIDVGESLGYITIPKIDVNLPIYEGTSDDVLLKGVGHLEGSSYPLGGESTHSVLTGHRGLAEAVLFTDLDKLQEGDKFYLHIMDEVLAYQVDQVKVVLPEETDDLTIVQGQDYCTLVTCTPYAINTHRMLVRGIRVPYNGEEETGDTPQVVQYQALHTGTVVKRIVDAWPWISVTGSVIIGGEALLLLLLLHRCKKREEDD, encoded by the coding sequence ATGGATACCTCCACCAGACTGAAATTGGGCTTTGCTGCGCTGATGATCCTGTCGGGCATCGGCGTGGCCTCCTACCCGGTTATCAGCAATATGGTGGCCCAGCGCCACGCCAGTACGGCTATCCAAAATTACGACGAGACCGTGCATAGCATGGACACCGAAAAGCTGGACGCCGCCAAGGAAGCCGCCCGCCGCTACAACCAGCAGCTGGGCAGCGCGCTGGACCGCGATGCCGCCGGCGAAGCCGAGGACACCGGCACCAGCTATGTGGACCTGATCGACGTGGGGGAAAGCCTTGGCTACATCACTATCCCGAAAATCGACGTAAACCTGCCCATTTACGAGGGCACCAGCGACGATGTGCTGCTGAAAGGCGTCGGCCATCTGGAAGGCTCCAGCTACCCGCTGGGCGGAGAAAGCACCCACAGCGTGCTGACCGGGCATCGCGGCCTGGCCGAGGCTGTGCTGTTTACCGACCTGGACAAATTACAAGAGGGCGACAAATTTTACCTGCACATCATGGACGAGGTGCTGGCCTACCAGGTCGACCAGGTCAAGGTCGTTCTGCCCGAGGAGACCGATGACCTTACGATCGTGCAGGGCCAGGACTACTGCACCCTGGTGACTTGCACGCCCTACGCCATAAATACCCACCGCATGCTTGTGCGCGGCATCCGCGTGCCGTATAATGGAGAGGAAGAAACCGGCGATACCCCGCAGGTCGTGCAATATCAGGCCCTGCACACCGGCACCGTGGTCAAGCGCATCGTGGATGCCTGGCCGTGGATCTCGGTGACCGGCAGCGTGATTATTGGCGGCGAAGCACTGCTGCTGCTTCTGCTGCTGCATCGCTGCAAAAAACGGGAGGAGGACGACTAA
- a CDS encoding LacI family transcriptional regulator, whose translation MPRRKKSDEGIMDITRMAEDLGVSKTTVSRALSGNGRVSEATRQRVVDYAREKNYVPNMMAKSLVTKKSYNVALVFSRQFSNFEGQFLRKTITAVCDVMARNDYDVLLAMVGEQESQPMQRLLVNHKIDGVILARSLERDPLIPLLQQSKLPFIAIGRPADPTVLYVDHDQVGGCREMTNLLLMKGLHRIALLGGSMLYTVNQTRLEGFRQAHEHSRCKIDETLLFLELETDDLRIDAIQQAVARKADCLLCMDDHVAMLALNTVRQMGLKVPNDIRIASLYDGEALLDCTPQITAVSFDPELLGKRAAQQLLAVTRRQPVETGALLGYQVGLRTSTQT comes from the coding sequence ATGCCGCGTCGCAAAAAATCGGATGAAGGCATTATGGATATCACCCGCATGGCAGAGGATCTGGGCGTATCAAAAACGACGGTATCCCGTGCTTTGTCCGGCAATGGCCGTGTAAGCGAAGCAACCCGCCAGCGTGTGGTGGACTATGCCCGTGAGAAAAATTATGTCCCGAACATGATGGCGAAAAGCCTCGTCACCAAAAAGTCGTATAATGTTGCGCTGGTGTTTTCGCGCCAGTTTTCTAACTTCGAGGGTCAATTCCTGCGCAAAACTATCACCGCCGTCTGCGATGTGATGGCCCGCAACGATTACGATGTGCTGCTGGCCATGGTGGGTGAGCAGGAGTCCCAGCCCATGCAGCGCCTGCTGGTCAACCACAAGATCGATGGCGTCATCCTGGCCCGCTCGCTGGAGCGTGACCCTCTGATCCCATTGCTGCAGCAAAGCAAACTGCCCTTTATCGCCATCGGCCGCCCGGCCGACCCCACGGTGCTTTACGTCGACCACGACCAGGTGGGCGGCTGCCGTGAGATGACCAACCTGCTGCTGATGAAAGGTCTGCACCGCATCGCCCTGTTGGGCGGTTCCATGCTGTACACCGTCAATCAGACCCGTCTCGAGGGCTTCCGCCAGGCGCACGAGCACAGCCGTTGTAAGATCGATGAAACCCTGCTTTTTTTGGAGTTGGAGACCGACGATCTGCGCATCGACGCCATCCAACAGGCTGTGGCACGCAAGGCGGACTGCCTGCTGTGCATGGACGACCACGTGGCCATGCTGGCACTGAACACCGTGCGCCAGATGGGTCTGAAAGTGCCCAATGACATCCGTATTGCTTCGCTGTATGACGGCGAGGCCCTGCTGGATTGCACGCCGCAGATCACGGCGGTGTCTTTCGACCCCGAACTGCTGGGCAAACGCGCCGCACAGCAATTGTTGGCCGTCACCCGCCGCCAGCCCGTCGAGACCGGCGCCCTGCTTGGCTACCAGGTGGGCCTGCGCACCTCGACACAGACCTGA